The Neodiprion fabricii isolate iyNeoFabr1 chromosome 4, iyNeoFabr1.1, whole genome shotgun sequence genome window below encodes:
- the LOC124179846 gene encoding toll-like receptor 7 codes for MLTVLCSPSWKWSASVVVICFVLSSGVRGTCHWAPEGNDTRSAVCALLKLNSSAIGTLLPALDGALKLRLTCSNVHHFESLISTESWHRLSGLHELHVDGCKLLRLPASAFQPLAELKRLTLQTLNTEWGTGRTLELVPGALAGLRELQTLEIVYSNLRVLPPNVLCELGNLQVLNLTGNHLREISEVGLADSRANRAKCHADIRALDLSHNEIRSLPEESPLSGLRQLQELHLQHNSIGEIASDALTGLTSLRLFNVSYNGLGSLPEALFASTCDLREVHLQHNELRDLPRGTFTRLEQLLVLNLAGNTLGSDRVDETTFLGLIRLIVLDLSHNALTRIDARMFKDLFFLQILDLRNNSIGHIESNAFLPLYNLHTLELSENRLHSIGPQLFNGLFVLSRLTLSGNMIVSVDPMAFRNCSDLKELDLSGNALSTVPEALRDLAFLKTLDLGENQISEFRNGSFRNLHQLTGLRLISNNIGNLTRGMLWDLPNLQILNLARNKVQHVELDAFERNTRLEAIRLDGNFLSDINGVFTSIASLLLLNLSENHIEWFDYAFIPNNLKWLDVHGNFIESLGNYYGISDLKVRTLDASHNRITELSPIAIPDSVELLFINNNYISLVRPNTFTGKVNLTRVDMYANMIETMELTALRLTPVPAGKSLPEFYIGGNPFNCNCSMDWLPVINNMTALRQHPRVMDLDNAMCRVSGPRGTAIVPAIEARPEQFLCRYEAHCFALCHCCDFDACDCEMTCPSDCKCYHDQTWNTNVVDCSGLGAPEIPRRIPMDATEVYLDGNDLRELQNHVFIGRKNMRVLYVNGSGIESIQNRTFNGLNNLQTLHLEDNRIHDLKGFEFEHLSHLRELYLHNNLIGFVSNVTLVPLRSLEILRLDGNRLVTFPIWQLTLNVRLTELSLGSNPWSCRCKFLQELTTWVSENAHKVVDSTDVWCDNNETRPAYRRRLDVNETACSDYFAQGGVIESIMVSDYLPMVAATLSAVLLLLVVTVLAFIFREPVRTWAYSRYGVRLWAKAAPPDDRERLYDGYLCYSPKDEDFVLRSLVAELEHGAGAGSGGLRLCLHHRDLPCLRAAAPVVLEAAEASRRVLIVLTRNFLQTEWSRFEFRAAVHEALRGRPGQLVVVQAGPVAPEAESDPELRPYLRTAVRLRWGEKRFWERLRFAMPAGDALRRKPSSLYRRNVNTYTLEGRPEKGTPTLRVHGHIAGHHHPLFKDSPELLQAPPAYSSTATLQSHNNGRLEIAGRETPGSTATPSPRLTVNHAYQETGLEGAGNAGRRPLSEHIYSSIDSDYSTLERNAWRQQQPPPPGQAYLV; via the coding sequence ATGCTCACAGTGCTGTGTTCGCCCTCGTGGAAGTGGAGTGCTAGTGTGGTGGTTATCTGTTTCGTACTGTCCTCCGGGGTGCGGGGCACCTGCCACTGGGCCCCGGAAGGAAACGACACGCGATCCGCCGTCTGCGCGCTTCTCAAGCTCAACTCGTCGGCAATCGGCACCCTTCTGCCCGCCCTCGACGGCGCTCTCAAGCTCAGGCTGACCTGCAGCAACGTTCACCACTTCGAGAGTCTGATATCAACCGAGAGCTGGCACCGTCTGAGCGGTCTTCACGAGCTCCACGTCGACGGGTGCAAGCTGCTGCGGTTGCCGGCCTCTGCGTTCCAACCCCTCGCCGAGCTCAAGCGGCTCACGCTCCAGACGTTGAACACGGAGTGGGGCACCGGTCGTACCCTCGAGCTCGTCCCCGGCGCCCTTGCCGGCCTCCGGGAGCTGCAGACCCTCGAGATCGTATACAGCAACCTGCGAGTCCTGCCGCCGAATGTTTTATGCGAGCTCGGGAATCTCCAGGTCCTGAACCTCACGGGAAATCACCTACGGGAGATCAGCGAAGTCGGCCTCGCCGACAGCCGGGCTAATCGTGCCAAATGCCACGCGGATATTCGGGCCCTGGATTTGTCTCACAACGAGATCCGAAGCCTCCCGGAAGAGAGTCCGTTGTCCGGTTTGCGCCAACTGCAGGAGCTCCACCTCCAGCACAATTCCATCGGTGAAATCGCCAGCGATGCGCTCACCGGACTCACCAGCCTTCGCCTCTTCAACGTTAGCTACAACGGCCTAGGCTCGTTGCCCGAGGCCCTCTTCGCCAGCACCTGCGACCTCCGGGAGGTGCATCTGCAGCACAACGAGCTCCGCGATCTTCCCCGGGGAACGTTCACCAGACTCGAGCAGCTGCTGGTACTGAATTTAGCCGGGAACACGCTCGGGAGCGATCGGGTGGACGAGACTACCTTTCTGGGCTTGATTCGTCTGATAGTCCTCGATTTGTCCCACAACGCTCTGACTCGCATCGACGCCCGCATGTTCAAGGATCTCTTCTTCCTCCAGATCCTTGATCTCCGGAACAACTCGATCGGGCACATCGAGAGCAACGCCTTTCTGCCTCTCTACAATCTGCACACCTTGGAGCTTTCCGAAAATCGGCTCCACTCGATCGGACCTCAGCTATTCAACGGACTGTTTGTTCTGAGCCGGTTGACTCTTTCCGGAAACATGATCGTCTCCGTTGATCCGATGGCCTTTCGGAACTGTTCCGATCTCAAGGAGCTCGATCTCAGCGGAAACGCGCTCAGCACAGTTCCGGAGGCGCTCCGCGATCTTGCGTTCCTGAAGACCCTCGACCTCGGCGAGAATCAAATCAGCGAATTTCGCAACGGATCCTTCCGGAATCTGCACCAGCTCACCGGGCTCCGTTTGATCAGCAACAACATCGGGAACCTGACGCGCGGCATGCTTTGGGACCTGCCGAATCTGCAGATATTGAATCTCGCCAGAAACAAAGTGCAGCACGTCGAGCTCGACGCGTTCGAACGGAACACGAGGCTCGAGGCGATTCGGCTCGACGGGAATTTTCTATCGGACATAAACGGCGTGTTCACAAGCATCGCCAGTCTCCTGCTTCTCAATCTGTCGGAGAATCACATCGAGTGGTTCGACTACGCGTTCATACCCAACAATCTCAAGTGGCTCGACGTTCACGGGAATTTCATCGAAAGTCTGGGAAATTATTACGGTATAAGTGATCTAAAAGTGAGGACACTCGACGCCAGTCACAACCGGATTACCGAGCTTTCACCAATCGCGATACCGGACAGTGTTGAACTCTTGTTCATAAACAATAATTACATCAGCCTTGTGCGGCCGAACACCTTTACCGGCAAAGTGAATCTCACCCGCGTCGACATGTACGCGAACATGATCGAGACCATGGAACTTACGGCTCTACGTCTGACTCCGGTTCCCGCCGGAAAGTCCCTCCCCGAATTTTACATCGGCGGAAATCCGTTCAACTGTAACTGCTCGATGGACTGGCTTCCGGTGATAAACAACATGACCGCGCTTCGTCAGCATCCGCGAGTCATGGACCTGGACAACGCGATGTGCCGTGTATCCGGGCCGCGAGGCACGGCGATCGTTCCCGCCATCGAGGCGAGACCCGAGCAATTTTTGTGCCGTTACGAAGCTCACTGTTTCGCCCTCTGCCATTGCTGCGACTTCGACGCCTGCGACTGCGAGATGACCTGTCCGTCGGACTGCAAGTGCTACCACGACCAGACCTGGAACACCAACGTCGTCGACTGCTCGGGTCTGGGCGCTCCGGAAATTCCCCGGCGAATTCCCATGGACGCGACGGAGGTTTACCTCGATGGAAACGATCTGCGGGAGCTCCAAAACCACGTGTTCATCGGGCGGAAGAACATGCGAGTTTTGTACGTGAACGGTAGCGGGATAGAGTCGATCCAGAATCGGACGTTCAACGGACTGAACAACCTGCAGACGCTTCATCTCGAGGACAACAGGATACACGACCTGAAGGGATTCGAGTTCGAGCACTTGTCGCACCTGCGAGAGCTCTACCTCCACAACAACCTGATCGGATTCGTGAGCAACGTTACCCTGGTCCCGCTGAGATCCCTCGAGATACTGCGACTCGACGGTAACAGGCTCGTCACGTTTCCCATCTGGCAGCTGACCCTGAACGTTCGTCTGACCGAGCTGTCTCTCGGGAGCAACCCGTGGTCCTGCAGATGCAAGTTTCTGCAGGAGCTTACCACCTGGGTGTCGGAGAACGCGCACAAGGTCGTTGACTCGACGGACGTGTGGTGCGACAACAACGAAACCCGGCCCGCCTATCGACGTCGCCTCGACGTGAACGAGACCGCCTGTTCGGACTACTTTGCCCAGGGTGGTGTCATTGAGAGTATAATGGTCTCCGACTACCTTCCCATGGTCGCGGCCACCCTCTCGgcggtcctcctcctcctcgtggTCACTGTCCTAGCCTTCATATTCCGAGAACCGGTGCGAACGTGGGCTTACTCGCGTTACGGTGTCCGGTTGTGGGCAAAGGCTGCGCCGCCCGACGACCGGGAGCGACTTTACGACGGGTACCTTTGCTACAGTCCGAAGGACGAGGACTTCGTCCTGCGATCGCTGGTCGCCGAGCTCGAACACGGTGCCGGGGCCGGAAGCGGCGGTCTGAGGCTCTGCCTCCATCACCGGGATCTTCCCTGCCTGAGAGCCGCGGCTCCCGTCGTCCTGGAAGCGGCCGAGGCCTCGAGGAGGGTGCTGATCGTCCTGACGCGAAATTTCCTACAGACGGAATGGTCGCGGTTCGAGTTCCGCGCGGCGGTACACGAGGCGCTTCGCGGTCGACCCGGGCAGCTGGTCGTCGTACAGGCAGGGCCGGTCGCCCCGGAGGCGGAGTCCGACCCGGAGCTGAGGCCGTACCTGAGGACGGCGGTGAGGCTGCGCTGGGGTGAGAAAAGGTTCTGGGAAAGGCTCAGGTTCGCGATGCCCGCGGGCGATGCGCTACGTCGCAAACCCTCGTCCCTCTACAGACGCAACGTGAATACCTACACCCTCGAGGGCCGCCCCGAGAAGGGCACGCCGACGCTCCGGGTCCACGGACACATCGCCGGTCACCATCACCCCCTCTTCAAGGATTCACCGGAGCTCCTCCAGGCGCCCCCGGCGTATTCGAGCACGGCCACGCTCCAGAGCCACAATAACGGCAGGCTGGAGATCGCCGGCAGGGAAACGCCCGGAAGCACCGCCACTCCGAGTCCCAGACTGACGGTGAACCACGCGTACCAGGAAACCGGCCTCGAGGGCGCCGGGAACGCGGGCAGGCGGCCCCTGTCCGAGCACATTTACTCCTCCATAGACTCGGACTATTCGACGCTCGAGAGAAACGCGTGGCGGCAGCAACAACCCCCGCCCCCCGGACAAGCCTATCTTGTGTAG